The Nocardioides panzhihuensis genome has a segment encoding these proteins:
- a CDS encoding ornithine cyclodeaminase family protein produces the protein MTVRILSATDVRSIFTPRLALESQREAFTRLGAGEAVQPPRLLVPGPDASVSFCYSSRIAPDAAAVSKFGSVNPANAARDLGAVHSVITVLDPETGAPRAIINGDSVTGLRTSAATTLAMQQVAPGAGSILVVGTGAQARAHLDAFAVTHPDAELQIYGRNRAAAAEIAGSHGATAKHDLEPAVRGADIVVLCTSSLTPVIEDAWVTDGTTVASVGSFAPDRVELPPSLLGRSTVLVDYHPSAMTDSGPVVDAIASGSVTPDRVTDLGALLTGAVSLDRAPTDVLVYLSVGVGVQDAAAAEMILAVAEARDAGTQAQLA, from the coding sequence GTGACCGTCAGGATCCTCTCCGCCACGGACGTACGCAGCATCTTCACGCCCCGCCTCGCGCTGGAGTCCCAGCGCGAGGCGTTCACCCGACTGGGAGCCGGGGAGGCCGTCCAGCCTCCCCGGCTCCTCGTCCCAGGGCCCGATGCGTCGGTCTCGTTCTGCTACTCGTCCCGGATCGCTCCCGACGCCGCCGCAGTGAGCAAGTTCGGCAGCGTCAACCCGGCCAACGCCGCTCGCGATCTCGGTGCCGTGCACTCGGTCATCACGGTTCTCGACCCCGAGACCGGCGCACCACGAGCGATCATCAACGGCGACAGCGTCACCGGCCTGCGCACCTCTGCCGCGACCACCCTCGCCATGCAGCAGGTCGCGCCCGGTGCCGGGAGCATCCTCGTCGTCGGCACCGGCGCTCAGGCCCGCGCCCACCTCGACGCCTTCGCGGTGACCCATCCCGACGCCGAGCTCCAGATCTACGGCCGCAACCGGGCTGCCGCCGCCGAGATCGCCGGATCTCACGGCGCCACCGCGAAGCACGATCTGGAACCAGCCGTACGAGGCGCCGACATCGTCGTCCTCTGCACCTCGTCCCTCACCCCGGTCATCGAGGACGCGTGGGTCACCGACGGCACCACCGTGGCCAGCGTCGGCTCCTTCGCCCCCGACCGCGTCGAGCTCCCGCCATCGCTTCTGGGACGCTCCACGGTGCTCGTCGACTATCACCCGTCCGCCATGACCGACTCCGGCCCGGTCGTCGACGCCATCGCCTCGGGGTCGGTCACCCCCGACCGGGTCACCGACCTCGGCGCGCTCCTGACCGGCGCCGTCTCGCTGGACCGCGCCCCGACGGACGTCCTCGTCTATCTCTCCGTAGGCGTCGGAGTCCAGGACGCCGCCGCAGCAGAGATGATCCTGGCCGTCGCCGAGGCGCGAGACGCAGGCACCCAGGCCCAGCTCGCCTGA
- a CDS encoding MFS transporter, with protein sequence MSDTPTPANPRSRVLVASLVGTTIEFYDFYVYATAAVLVFPALFFPAGDPTTALLASFAVFGAAMVARPIGAIFFGHLGDRLGRKTTLVISLLTMGIATFLIGTLPTYETVGWVATALLVLMRLAQGFALGGEWSGAALVATENAPEGKRAIYGTFPQLGAPLGFILANGLFLAIAALLSAEGADPTRPSDAFLEWGWRVPFLFSAVMVVVGLWVRLRLVESDVFTKSQDAGLVRKIPLASVVRNQGKQLVLGTFFMLATYVLFYLMTAFSLSFGTAAEDLAVPGLGYGYTTFVLMLIFGVVFFGIFTMVSGPLAEKFGRRRLLIAVTLGIIVFGLSWVPLVNAGTVGVVLWLVLGFSLMGLTFGPMGALLPELFPTSVRYTGSGISYNVASILGAAVAPFIAVALWKQADGSPVLVGVYLSVMAVITLISLLIGKETRDIALEETPEKATA encoded by the coding sequence ATGTCCGACACCCCCACCCCGGCCAACCCGCGCTCGCGCGTGCTCGTCGCCAGTCTCGTCGGGACGACGATCGAGTTCTACGACTTCTATGTATACGCGACCGCAGCCGTCCTCGTCTTCCCGGCTCTCTTCTTCCCGGCCGGGGACCCGACCACCGCCCTCCTGGCGAGCTTCGCCGTCTTCGGCGCCGCGATGGTCGCCCGTCCGATCGGCGCGATCTTCTTCGGTCATCTCGGTGACCGCCTCGGCCGCAAGACGACCCTGGTGATCTCGCTGCTCACCATGGGCATCGCGACCTTCCTGATCGGCACCCTCCCCACGTACGAGACCGTCGGCTGGGTCGCCACCGCGCTGCTCGTGCTGATGCGCCTGGCCCAGGGCTTCGCGCTGGGCGGCGAGTGGAGCGGTGCGGCCCTGGTCGCGACCGAGAACGCCCCGGAGGGCAAGCGCGCCATCTACGGTACGTTCCCGCAGCTCGGCGCGCCGCTGGGCTTCATCCTCGCCAACGGCCTCTTCCTGGCCATCGCAGCGCTGCTCTCCGCCGAGGGTGCCGACCCGACCAGGCCTTCGGACGCCTTCCTGGAATGGGGCTGGCGCGTGCCGTTCCTCTTCTCCGCCGTCATGGTCGTCGTCGGCCTGTGGGTCCGGCTGCGCCTGGTCGAGAGCGACGTGTTCACCAAGAGCCAGGACGCCGGCCTGGTCCGCAAGATCCCGCTGGCCTCGGTGGTGCGCAACCAGGGCAAGCAGCTGGTCCTCGGCACCTTCTTCATGCTGGCGACCTACGTCCTCTTCTACCTGATGACCGCGTTCTCGCTGTCGTTCGGCACCGCCGCCGAAGACCTTGCGGTCCCCGGCCTGGGCTACGGCTACACGACCTTCGTGCTGATGCTGATCTTCGGTGTGGTCTTCTTCGGCATCTTCACCATGGTCTCCGGCCCGCTGGCCGAGAAGTTCGGCCGCCGCCGGCTGCTGATCGCGGTCACCCTCGGGATCATCGTCTTCGGCCTGTCCTGGGTGCCGCTGGTCAACGCGGGCACCGTCGGCGTCGTCCTCTGGCTCGTCCTCGGCTTCTCCCTGATGGGCCTGACCTTCGGACCGATGGGCGCGCTGCTGCCCGAGCTGTTCCCGACCAGCGTGCGCTACACCGGCTCGGGCATCTCCTACAACGTCGCCTCGATCCTCGGCGCCGCGGTCGCGCCGTTCATCGCGGTCGCGCTGTGGAAGCAGGCCGACGGCTCCCCCGTCCTGGTCGGCGTCTACCTCTCCGTGATGGCGGTGATCACCCTGATCTCGCTGCTGATCGGCAAGGAGACCAGGGACATCGCGCTCGAGGAGACTCCGGAGAAGGCCACCGCCTGA
- a CDS encoding FAD-linked oxidase C-terminal domain-containing protein — protein sequence MNATASDLANELRNQGISRVDDSPLARALYSSDASLYRVVPSVVVRPQSRDELLGVHSVARFVGAPVTMRGAGTSIAGNAVGTGIVVDTRDLRTIYEIDPEARTARIDPGVIHADLQRAAAPHGLRFGPDPSTHTRCTIGGMIGNNACGNRALGYGRTVDNIEALSVLFGNGEQAVYADGVSTGETAEKLQALVGANLGHVRTEFGRFGRQVSGYSLEHLLPERGGRVDRFLAGSEGTLATILETTVRLVEDSPGRLLLVLGYPTMAEAADAVPALLAVAPGRLIACEGMDARIAGLVRAKGRPVPDLPKGAGWLMVEVAGEDAPDLVQRIASASGALESRVVVDPLEAAALWRIREDGAGLAGVSLPTPAHSGWEDAAVPPEHLGAWLRDFEEILESFGLHGYPYGHFGDGCIHCRIDFPFAPDAPESAQVFREFMTACATRLVTYGGSLSGEHGDGRVRSELLPIMYDSTSIDLFEQVKGICDPSDLLNPGNIVRPASITADLRPVRPRALPRTSLRLIHDSGDLGAAVHRCTGVGKCVAPKTAGVMCPSYLATREEKDSTRGRARVLQEALDGSLVDGLADPAVGEALDLCLACKGCASDCPTGIDMATYKSEALYQRHDVLGERRPRSHALLGQLPRWARLAAPFTGMANASLKISPLAKIAKKTAGIDQRRSIPAFAAKTLKRSAPTAKLPETPDVWIWADSFTDHFFAQSGHGAIKWLESQGLTVRVIGEKACCGLTWITTGQLDDARKIMEKTVRTLAPYVSSGVPVVGLEPSCTATLRSDSVELSALPEAEVVRDGMLTFAELVKRLVGEGRASLPDLTGVEVVAQPHCHQHAVLGWVDDEALLTQAGAKVTRVSGCCGLAGNFGVEEGHYEVSVAVAETYLLPAVRSQPDAIVLADGMSCRVQLDDLASVPAMHLAELFASKV from the coding sequence GTGAATGCGACTGCCTCGGATCTGGCGAATGAGCTGCGCAACCAGGGGATCAGCCGGGTCGACGACTCGCCGCTGGCCCGGGCGCTCTACTCCAGCGACGCGAGCCTCTACCGGGTCGTGCCCTCGGTCGTGGTGCGGCCGCAGTCACGCGACGAGCTGCTCGGGGTGCACTCGGTGGCGCGCTTCGTGGGAGCCCCGGTGACGATGCGCGGCGCAGGCACCTCGATCGCCGGCAACGCCGTCGGCACCGGCATCGTCGTGGACACCCGAGACCTGCGCACCATCTACGAGATCGACCCCGAGGCGCGGACGGCGCGGATCGATCCGGGCGTCATCCATGCCGACCTGCAGCGGGCCGCGGCGCCGCACGGGTTGCGCTTCGGGCCCGACCCGTCCACACACACCCGCTGCACCATCGGCGGGATGATCGGCAACAACGCCTGCGGCAACCGCGCGCTGGGCTACGGCCGCACCGTCGACAACATCGAGGCGCTGAGCGTGCTCTTCGGCAACGGCGAGCAGGCCGTCTATGCCGACGGTGTGTCGACCGGGGAGACGGCGGAGAAGCTGCAGGCGCTCGTCGGCGCCAACCTCGGGCACGTACGGACCGAGTTCGGTCGCTTCGGGCGCCAGGTCTCGGGCTACTCGCTCGAGCACCTGCTGCCGGAGCGCGGCGGCCGGGTCGACCGGTTCCTGGCCGGGTCCGAGGGCACGCTGGCGACCATCCTGGAGACGACGGTACGGCTCGTCGAGGACTCGCCCGGACGGCTGCTGCTGGTGCTCGGCTATCCGACGATGGCGGAGGCGGCCGACGCGGTGCCCGCTCTGTTGGCGGTGGCGCCCGGGCGGCTGATCGCCTGCGAGGGGATGGACGCGCGGATCGCCGGCCTGGTGCGCGCCAAGGGTCGCCCGGTGCCGGATCTCCCCAAGGGGGCCGGCTGGCTGATGGTCGAGGTCGCCGGAGAGGACGCGCCTGACCTGGTGCAACGTATTGCCTCGGCGTCGGGGGCGCTCGAGTCGCGGGTGGTCGTCGATCCCCTCGAAGCGGCCGCGCTGTGGCGGATCCGCGAGGACGGCGCCGGGCTGGCCGGGGTCTCGCTGCCGACGCCCGCCCACTCGGGCTGGGAGGACGCGGCCGTCCCGCCGGAGCATCTCGGTGCGTGGCTGCGGGACTTCGAGGAGATCCTGGAGTCGTTCGGCCTGCACGGCTACCCCTACGGCCACTTCGGAGACGGCTGCATCCACTGCCGCATCGACTTCCCCTTCGCGCCGGACGCGCCGGAGTCGGCGCAGGTGTTCCGGGAGTTCATGACGGCGTGCGCCACCCGACTGGTGACCTACGGCGGCTCGCTGTCGGGAGAGCACGGCGACGGCCGGGTCCGCTCGGAGCTGCTGCCGATCATGTACGACTCGACCTCGATCGATCTCTTCGAGCAGGTCAAGGGCATCTGCGATCCCTCGGACCTGCTCAACCCGGGCAACATCGTGCGGCCCGCGTCGATCACCGCCGACCTGCGTCCGGTGCGGCCACGCGCCCTCCCGCGGACCAGCCTGCGGCTGATCCACGACTCCGGTGACCTGGGTGCTGCCGTGCACCGCTGCACCGGCGTCGGCAAGTGCGTCGCCCCGAAGACCGCCGGAGTGATGTGCCCCTCCTACCTCGCCACCCGCGAGGAGAAGGACTCCACTCGTGGGCGTGCTCGGGTGCTGCAGGAGGCGCTCGACGGCTCGCTCGTCGACGGGCTCGCCGACCCCGCGGTGGGTGAGGCGCTCGACCTGTGCCTGGCCTGCAAGGGGTGCGCGTCCGACTGTCCCACGGGGATCGACATGGCGACGTACAAGTCGGAGGCGCTCTACCAGAGGCACGATGTCCTCGGGGAGCGGCGGCCACGGTCGCATGCTCTTCTCGGACAGCTGCCGAGGTGGGCGCGGCTCGCGGCGCCGTTCACTGGCATGGCCAACGCGTCGCTGAAGATCTCGCCGCTGGCCAAGATCGCCAAGAAGACCGCCGGCATCGACCAGCGGCGCTCGATCCCGGCGTTCGCGGCCAAGACGCTGAAGAGGTCGGCGCCGACGGCGAAGCTTCCGGAGACCCCGGATGTGTGGATCTGGGCCGACTCGTTCACCGACCACTTCTTCGCGCAGTCGGGTCATGGTGCGATCAAGTGGCTGGAGTCCCAGGGCCTGACCGTGCGCGTGATCGGCGAGAAGGCCTGCTGCGGCCTCACCTGGATCACCACCGGCCAGCTCGACGACGCGCGGAAGATCATGGAGAAGACGGTTCGTACGCTGGCTCCCTATGTCTCCTCCGGCGTGCCGGTCGTCGGGCTGGAGCCGTCGTGCACCGCGACGCTGCGGTCCGACTCCGTGGAGCTCTCTGCGCTGCCCGAGGCCGAGGTCGTACGTGACGGGATGCTCACCTTCGCCGAGCTGGTGAAGCGGCTGGTCGGCGAAGGCCGGGCATCGCTGCCCGACCTGACCGGCGTCGAGGTGGTCGCGCAGCCGCACTGCCACCAGCACGCCGTCCTCGGCTGGGTCGACGACGAGGCGCTGCTGACTCAGGCCGGTGCGAAAGTCACCCGGGTCTCCGGCTGCTGCGGCCTCGCCGGCAACTTCGGGGTCGAAGAGGGCCACTACGAGGTCTCGGTTGCGGTCGCCGAGACGTATCTGCTGCCCGCCGTCCGGTCCCAGCCCGACGCGATCGTCCTGGCCGACGGGATGTCGTGCCGCGTCCAGCTCGACGACCTCGCCTCGGTGCCCGCCATGCACCTCGCTGAGCTCTTCGCCTCGAAGGTCTGA
- a CDS encoding class I SAM-dependent methyltransferase, with translation MSRESEPLLRALNRMRSVILDPSLLVKAVASGKQRGTTPEWRRAEIRYVDLKAGRHLQITTYDATQAFTANHPVGDPSALDDLLDVPFANWIVTTASEQIQIQAKTPTTALVSTTELTAPVEAERGHDQPKERLLPESDPVFRVLGLSDKDGNLKPSRQAKYRQVEEFLRQLDAALSDAMKSGKVRRPTAEEPLRIIDLGAGNGYLTFAAQRYLTEVRELPVVVTGVDVKEQSREHNTKIAAELGVAAEFVAGTIDGVQLTEKPDVVLALHACDTATDDALARAVEWEAPLVLAAPCCHHDIAAQLRKAPTPAPYSMLTRHGILRERFADTLTDALRASLLRLSGYRVDVVQFVESQHTPRNTMLRAIRTGSPVKGGSVKKEYDELVAEWGVRPKLGELLSK, from the coding sequence TTGAGCAGGGAGTCCGAGCCGCTGCTGCGGGCGTTGAACCGGATGCGGTCGGTGATCCTCGATCCTTCGCTGCTGGTCAAGGCGGTCGCGTCGGGCAAGCAGCGTGGCACCACGCCGGAATGGCGGCGCGCCGAGATCCGCTACGTCGACCTGAAGGCCGGGCGTCATCTGCAGATCACGACGTACGACGCCACGCAGGCGTTCACTGCGAACCACCCTGTCGGTGACCCGTCAGCGCTCGACGACCTGCTCGACGTGCCGTTCGCCAACTGGATCGTGACGACCGCGTCCGAGCAGATCCAGATCCAGGCCAAGACGCCGACCACGGCGCTGGTCTCGACCACCGAGCTGACCGCGCCGGTCGAGGCCGAACGCGGCCATGACCAGCCCAAGGAGCGGCTGCTGCCTGAGTCCGACCCGGTCTTCCGGGTCCTCGGCCTCTCGGACAAGGACGGCAACCTGAAGCCGTCGCGGCAGGCGAAGTACCGCCAGGTCGAGGAGTTCCTGCGCCAGCTCGACGCGGCCCTGAGCGACGCGATGAAGTCCGGGAAGGTCCGCAGGCCGACCGCTGAGGAGCCGCTGCGGATCATCGACCTGGGCGCCGGCAACGGCTACCTGACCTTCGCGGCCCAGCGCTACCTCACCGAGGTCCGCGAGCTGCCCGTCGTCGTCACCGGCGTCGACGTCAAGGAGCAGTCGCGCGAGCACAACACCAAGATCGCCGCGGAGCTGGGAGTCGCTGCTGAGTTCGTGGCCGGGACGATCGACGGCGTACAGCTGACCGAGAAGCCCGACGTGGTGCTCGCGCTGCACGCCTGCGACACCGCCACCGACGACGCCCTGGCTCGTGCGGTCGAGTGGGAGGCGCCGCTGGTGCTGGCCGCGCCGTGCTGTCACCACGACATCGCCGCCCAGCTGCGCAAGGCCCCGACCCCGGCGCCCTACTCGATGCTCACCCGACACGGCATCCTCCGCGAGCGTTTCGCCGACACCTTGACCGACGCTCTGCGCGCGAGCCTGCTGCGGCTGTCCGGCTACCGGGTCGACGTGGTGCAGTTCGTCGAGAGCCAGCACACCCCGCGCAACACCATGCTCCGTGCGATCCGCACCGGATCGCCGGTCAAGGGCGGTTCGGTGAAGAAGGAGTACGACGAGCTCGTGGCCGAGTGGGGCGTACGTCCGAAGCTCGGCGAGCTGCTCTCCAAGTGA
- the serC gene encoding phosphoserine transaminase: MTLQIPADLLPADGRFGSGPSKVPAGRLEALAATGVSVMGTSHRQQPVKDLVRRVQTGLADLFSLPEGYEVVIGNGGSVAFFDLTTYALVRERSQHAVFGAFGKKFLSAAKAAPWLADPSVISADPGSLGVPTHADDVDVYAWTHNETSTGVMAPVARPAGAGTDQLTIVDATSAAGGLPLDVTQSDVYYFAPQKSFASDGGLWLALLSPAAIARAEEISASGRHIPSFFSLTEAIKQSRSGQTVNTPAVATLFLMAEQLDWMNSSGGLDAMVARTTASSDALYAWAEKAPYVRPFVEEPSHRSLVVGTVELDAGIDKDELRRVLAENGVVDLDAYRGVGTNQLRVAMYPSVDAADIEALTACIDWVVDRL; this comes from the coding sequence ATGACGCTGCAGATCCCCGCCGACCTCCTGCCCGCCGACGGACGTTTCGGCTCCGGGCCGTCCAAGGTGCCCGCAGGCCGCTTGGAGGCGCTCGCCGCGACCGGGGTGTCGGTGATGGGGACCTCCCACCGGCAGCAGCCGGTGAAGGATCTCGTCCGCCGCGTCCAGACCGGGCTGGCCGACCTGTTCTCACTGCCCGAAGGCTACGAGGTCGTCATCGGCAACGGTGGATCGGTGGCGTTCTTCGACCTGACGACGTACGCCCTGGTGCGTGAGCGCAGCCAGCATGCCGTCTTCGGGGCGTTCGGCAAGAAGTTCCTCTCCGCCGCCAAGGCCGCGCCGTGGCTGGCCGACCCGTCGGTGATCTCGGCTGATCCGGGCTCCCTGGGCGTGCCGACGCACGCGGACGACGTCGATGTTTACGCCTGGACACATAACGAGACCTCGACGGGCGTGATGGCCCCGGTCGCGCGCCCCGCGGGAGCCGGGACGGACCAGCTCACCATCGTCGACGCGACCTCGGCCGCCGGCGGCCTGCCGCTCGACGTGACCCAGAGCGACGTCTACTACTTCGCGCCGCAGAAGTCGTTCGCCTCCGACGGTGGCCTGTGGCTGGCGCTGCTCTCCCCCGCCGCGATCGCGCGAGCGGAGGAGATCTCGGCCAGCGGTCGGCACATCCCGTCGTTCTTCTCGCTGACCGAGGCGATCAAGCAGTCCCGCAGCGGCCAGACGGTCAACACCCCCGCGGTCGCGACGCTCTTCCTGATGGCCGAGCAGCTCGACTGGATGAACTCCTCCGGCGGGCTGGACGCGATGGTCGCGCGTACGACCGCCTCCTCCGACGCGCTCTACGCATGGGCCGAGAAGGCGCCGTACGTCCGACCGTTCGTGGAGGAGCCCAGCCATCGCTCCCTGGTCGTCGGCACCGTCGAGCTCGACGCCGGCATCGACAAGGACGAGCTGCGCCGCGTGCTCGCCGAGAACGGCGTCGTCGACCTCGACGCCTACCGCGGCGTCGGCACCAACCAGCTCCGGGTCGCGATGTACCCGTCGGTCGACGCCGCCGACATCGAGGCCCTCACCGCCTGCATCGACTGGGTCGTCGACCGCCTCTGA
- a CDS encoding GNAT family N-acetyltransferase, which produces MTLEIRRVSYDHPDAQKLVDRVQEFYVERYGEPDYDPTVPEMFESPAGAYFVAYLDEVPVASGAWRRSGERVMGTDVTAEIKRMYVVPEAQGMGLAKRILAHVEASAREAGFEVMVLTTGGLQHEAIGLYAAQGYTLVEPFGFYKDDELVRCMAKTL; this is translated from the coding sequence GTGACTCTTGAGATTCGCCGGGTTTCCTACGACCACCCGGATGCGCAGAAGCTGGTCGACCGGGTGCAGGAGTTCTACGTCGAACGTTACGGCGAGCCCGACTACGACCCGACGGTGCCGGAGATGTTCGAGTCACCCGCGGGCGCCTACTTCGTCGCGTACCTCGACGAGGTCCCGGTCGCCTCCGGCGCCTGGCGGCGCTCCGGCGAGCGGGTCATGGGGACCGACGTGACCGCGGAGATCAAGCGGATGTACGTCGTCCCCGAGGCACAGGGGATGGGCCTCGCGAAGCGGATCCTCGCCCACGTCGAGGCCTCCGCGCGTGAGGCCGGTTTCGAGGTCATGGTGCTGACCACCGGCGGCCTCCAGCACGAGGCCATCGGGCTCTACGCGGCGCAGGGCTACACCCTCGTCGAGCCGTTCGGCTTCTACAAGGACGACGAGCTCGTCCGCTGCATGGCCAAGACGCTCTGA
- a CDS encoding PhzF family phenazine biosynthesis protein, with product MTEVLYYSAFTTSPSGGNGAGVILDASALDDGQMVAIAAELGYSESAFLAPGPNPDDARSFTLRFFSPKAEVSFCGHATVATAVALGEHLGVGDFDFHTAAGHVPVTVRSDDGVLKATLTSVEPRVHDVDPADVAEALAALGWRNDELDAELPPRIAFAGVRHLVLAAATRERLAELDYDFDRLLRLMERVDLTTVQLVWRESPTVFHVRDPFPVGGVVEDAATGAAAAAFGAYARELALVPEEASLTLHQGHDMGRPSLLEVDLRAGDPRVRVTGAAIRL from the coding sequence ATGACCGAGGTCCTGTACTACTCCGCGTTCACCACCAGCCCGAGCGGCGGCAACGGAGCCGGCGTCATCCTCGACGCGTCCGCCCTCGACGACGGGCAGATGGTGGCGATCGCCGCCGAGCTCGGCTACTCGGAGTCTGCTTTCCTGGCTCCCGGACCGAACCCGGACGACGCCCGGTCGTTCACGCTGCGGTTCTTCAGCCCCAAGGCGGAGGTGAGCTTCTGCGGTCACGCCACGGTGGCCACGGCCGTGGCACTCGGCGAGCACCTCGGCGTGGGCGACTTCGACTTCCACACCGCAGCCGGCCACGTCCCCGTCACGGTACGCAGCGACGACGGCGTCCTGAAGGCCACTCTCACCAGCGTCGAGCCCCGGGTGCATGACGTGGACCCGGCAGATGTCGCGGAGGCTCTCGCGGCGCTCGGCTGGCGGAATGACGAGCTCGATGCCGAGCTGCCACCCAGGATCGCCTTCGCGGGCGTACGTCACCTGGTTCTGGCAGCAGCCACCCGCGAGCGTCTGGCGGAGCTGGACTACGACTTCGACCGGCTGCTCCGGCTGATGGAGCGGGTCGATCTGACGACGGTGCAACTGGTGTGGCGGGAGTCGCCGACCGTGTTCCACGTCCGCGACCCGTTCCCGGTCGGCGGCGTGGTCGAGGACGCCGCGACCGGAGCCGCGGCCGCGGCCTTCGGTGCCTACGCCCGGGAGCTGGCCCTGGTCCCTGAGGAGGCGAGCCTCACCCTCCACCAGGGGCACGACATGGGCCGCCCGTCTCTGCTGGAGGTCGACCTGCGCGCCGGCGACCCGCGGGTGCGGGTCACCGGCGCCGCGATCAGGCTCTGA
- a CDS encoding citrate synthase 2, whose amino-acid sequence MSQVQHGLEGVVAFETQIAEPDKEGSALRYRGVDIEDIVGRVPFENVWGLLIDGSYGPGLPPAEAYNLPVHTGDVRVDVQAAIPMLAPAFGFGQTYDISDEQAREDLARVAVMVLSYAGQSARDIHLPIVPQREVDNGKTLAERFLIRWRGEADPAHAHAIDAYWSSAAEHGMNASTFTARVITSTGADVAAAFSGAIGAMSGPLHGGAPSRVLGMIEDVEKSGDASAYVKGLLDSGERLMGFGHRVYRAEDPRARVLRRTARELNAPRYEVAQALEKAALEELRARRPDRVLETNVEFWAAIVLDFAQIPANMFTSMFTCARTGGWSAHILEQKRTGRLIRPSAIYTGPEPRSADAVEGWKADWAK is encoded by the coding sequence GTGAGCCAGGTACAGCACGGTCTCGAGGGCGTCGTGGCTTTCGAGACCCAGATCGCAGAGCCCGACAAAGAGGGTTCGGCCCTCCGTTATCGCGGGGTCGACATCGAGGACATCGTCGGGCGGGTGCCGTTCGAGAACGTCTGGGGTCTGCTGATCGACGGCTCATACGGTCCGGGCCTGCCGCCCGCCGAGGCCTACAACCTGCCGGTGCACACCGGTGACGTGCGCGTCGACGTCCAGGCCGCCATCCCGATGCTCGCGCCCGCCTTCGGGTTCGGGCAGACCTACGACATCTCCGACGAGCAGGCCCGCGAGGACCTCGCCCGCGTTGCCGTCATGGTCCTCTCGTACGCCGGCCAGTCGGCCCGCGACATCCACCTGCCGATCGTTCCGCAGCGCGAGGTCGACAATGGCAAGACCCTCGCCGAGCGCTTCCTGATCCGCTGGCGCGGCGAGGCCGACCCCGCCCACGCGCACGCCATCGACGCCTACTGGTCCTCGGCCGCCGAGCACGGCATGAACGCCTCCACCTTCACCGCCCGGGTGATCACCTCCACCGGCGCCGACGTGGCCGCGGCCTTCTCCGGCGCGATCGGTGCGATGAGCGGCCCGCTGCACGGCGGCGCGCCCTCGCGCGTGCTCGGCATGATCGAGGACGTCGAGAAGTCCGGCGACGCCTCCGCGTACGTGAAGGGCCTGCTCGACTCCGGCGAGCGGCTGATGGGCTTCGGCCACCGCGTCTACCGCGCCGAGGACCCGCGTGCGCGGGTGCTGCGCCGCACCGCCCGCGAGCTCAACGCGCCCCGCTACGAGGTCGCCCAGGCCCTGGAGAAGGCGGCGCTGGAGGAGCTGCGAGCCCGCCGCCCCGACCGTGTCCTGGAGACCAACGTCGAGTTCTGGGCAGCGATCGTGCTCGACTTCGCCCAGATCCCGGCAAACATGTTCACCTCGATGTTCACCTGCGCCCGCACCGGTGGCTGGTCCGCTCACATCCTGGAGCAGAAGAGGACCGGCCGGTTGATCCGCCCGAGCGCCATCTACACCGGCCCCGAACCCCGCTCCGCCGACGCGGTCGAGGGCTGGAAGGCCGACTGGGCGAAGTGA
- the pdxH gene encoding pyridoxamine 5'-phosphate oxidase, protein MDLAAELAAARENYTRSGLHEDDLATDPFLMFERWYAEARDAGIVEPNAMVVSTVSADGAPSSRTVLLKGFSAGGFTFFTNTASRKGEDLAADPRCAVLFPWHPLERQVRIDGFARELPRADVEAYFTQRPRGSQLGAHASHQSRVVSGREELQAAYDQVEAEFEGRPVPVPEEWGGYRVEPTRVEFWQGRPGRMHDRLVYRREGDGWRTERLAP, encoded by the coding sequence ATGGATCTGGCGGCTGAGCTGGCGGCAGCAAGAGAGAACTACACCCGCAGCGGGCTGCACGAGGACGACCTCGCGACCGACCCGTTCCTGATGTTCGAGAGGTGGTACGCCGAGGCTCGTGACGCGGGCATCGTCGAGCCGAACGCGATGGTGGTCTCGACCGTCTCGGCCGACGGTGCGCCCTCGTCGCGGACCGTCCTGCTGAAGGGATTCTCGGCCGGCGGCTTCACCTTCTTCACCAACACCGCCTCGCGGAAGGGTGAGGACCTCGCCGCCGACCCGCGCTGCGCGGTGCTCTTCCCGTGGCATCCGTTGGAACGGCAGGTACGCATCGACGGGTTCGCCCGCGAGCTCCCCCGGGCAGACGTCGAGGCCTACTTCACGCAGCGGCCGCGTGGCTCGCAGCTCGGCGCCCACGCCTCCCACCAGAGCCGAGTCGTCTCCGGGCGCGAGGAGCTGCAGGCGGCGTACGACCAGGTCGAGGCGGAGTTCGAGGGCAGGCCGGTCCCGGTGCCGGAGGAGTGGGGCGGCTACCGCGTCGAGCCGACGAGGGTGGAGTTCTGGCAGGGGCGACCGGGGCGGATGCACGACCGGCTCGTCTACCGCCGTGAGGGCGACGGCTGGCGTACGGAGCGGCTCGCCCCCTGA